Proteins from a single region of Gordonia hongkongensis:
- the mobA gene encoding molybdenum cofactor guanylyltransferase: MGSDKAALDWDGEPMLARVVRVVSQRCDPVLVVAGETSAAFRGVDDIRDRAAPGIDSSKVHWVTDEQEGTGPLGGLVAGLSAAAAAGAEFAFVCATDMPLIAPELIDELRLGLTDSTQAVIAHDAQRDHPMAGIYRTDAAAMIADVVAGGERRMLGAIEALNTHRVGISDPDWLVNVNAPEDLHRLRVSAG; the protein is encoded by the coding sequence ATGGGCAGCGACAAGGCCGCGCTCGACTGGGACGGTGAACCCATGCTCGCGCGAGTGGTGCGGGTGGTGTCCCAGCGCTGCGATCCGGTGCTGGTCGTCGCGGGCGAGACGTCTGCGGCATTCCGCGGCGTCGACGACATCCGCGACCGGGCGGCGCCGGGGATCGATTCGTCGAAGGTGCACTGGGTGACCGACGAACAGGAGGGGACGGGTCCGCTCGGCGGGCTCGTCGCGGGCCTGTCCGCGGCGGCTGCCGCGGGTGCCGAGTTCGCGTTCGTCTGTGCCACGGACATGCCGCTGATCGCGCCGGAACTGATCGACGAGCTGCGGCTGGGGCTGACCGACTCGACGCAGGCGGTCATCGCCCACGACGCCCAGCGGGATCATCCGATGGCGGGGATCTACCGCACGGATGCCGCGGCGATGATCGCGGATGTCGTCGCCGGCGGCGAACGGCGCATGCTGGGCGCGATCGAGGCGCTCAACACCCATCGGGTGGGGATCTCCGATCCGGACTGGCTGGTCAACGTCAACGCGCCTGAGGACCTGCACAGATTGCGCGTCTCCGCGGGTTAG
- a CDS encoding valine--tRNA ligase, translated as MPETASPRTAVPETGLPKSWDPAEHEASLYQGWVDAGYFTADAASDKPPFSIVIPPPNVNGSLHMGHAYEHVLMDALSRLRRMQGYEVLWLPGMDHAAIAMQTMVERKLATEGKTRDDLGREAFIDRVWAEKAEISGNIGEQMRRLGDSVDWSRERFTMDEGLSRAVHTVFKKMFDDGLIYQAERLVNWSPVLKTAVSDIEVSYADVEGELVSFRYGSLDDTEPHIVVATTRLETMLGDTAIAVHPDDERYAHLVGTALPHPFVDRMIPIVADDYVDPEFGSGAVKITPAHDPNDFALGQRHNLPMPTIMDESARIADTGTEFDGMDRFEARVKVREALAEQGRIVKEVRPYLHSVGHSERTGEPIEPRLSMQWWVAVSTLAAAAGDAVRDGSTVIHPKSMEPRWFSWVDDMHDWCISRQLWWGHRIPIWYGPDGEVVCVGPDEQAPEGYVQETDVLDTWFSSGLWPFSTMGWPDQTADLEKFYPTSVLVTGYDILFFWVARMMMFGTYVGKDLGPGNEIPFHNLFLHGLVRDEHGRKMSKSKGNGIDPLDWVERFGADALRFTLARGANPGSDISVGEDHAQSSRNFATKLYNATKFALMNGAKVGELPDAETLTDADRWILGRLDEVLAEIDAGFESYEFSKACEALYHFAWDEVCDWYLELAKVQFAENDEKRSEATSLVLGAVLEPLLRALSPVMPFVTEVLWKALTGGESLVVAPWPTTSGRDWSSDSAARVDDLQRLITEVRRFRSDQGLRPGQRVAVQFDGLGEAGLEHLLPYVTSLARLDPAGPDFGATATIEVRLSVATVVVAIDTSGTVDVEAERKRLAKDLAVAEKELSTTSAKLGNEQFLSKAPDHVVAKIRDRQRIATEEVERLNAKLASLAGA; from the coding sequence TTGCCCGAGACAGCGTCGCCCCGGACTGCCGTACCCGAGACCGGGTTGCCGAAGTCCTGGGACCCCGCTGAGCACGAGGCGTCGCTCTACCAGGGCTGGGTGGACGCCGGGTACTTCACCGCGGACGCGGCGAGTGACAAGCCGCCGTTCTCCATCGTGATCCCGCCGCCGAATGTCAATGGCTCGCTGCACATGGGCCACGCCTACGAGCACGTCCTGATGGACGCGCTCTCGCGTCTTCGTCGGATGCAGGGCTACGAGGTGCTGTGGCTCCCCGGCATGGACCACGCGGCGATCGCGATGCAGACGATGGTCGAGCGAAAACTCGCCACCGAGGGCAAGACGCGCGACGACCTCGGCCGGGAAGCGTTCATCGACCGCGTGTGGGCCGAGAAGGCCGAGATCAGCGGCAACATCGGCGAGCAGATGCGCCGGCTCGGCGACAGTGTCGACTGGTCGCGCGAACGCTTCACGATGGACGAGGGTCTGTCGCGCGCGGTGCACACCGTCTTCAAGAAGATGTTCGACGACGGGCTGATCTATCAGGCCGAGCGCCTCGTCAACTGGTCGCCGGTCCTCAAGACCGCCGTCAGCGACATCGAGGTGAGTTACGCCGACGTCGAGGGCGAGCTCGTCAGCTTCCGCTACGGGTCACTCGACGACACCGAGCCTCACATCGTCGTCGCGACGACCCGACTCGAGACGATGCTCGGCGACACCGCGATCGCGGTGCACCCCGACGACGAACGGTATGCCCACCTGGTCGGCACCGCACTGCCGCACCCCTTTGTCGACCGGATGATCCCGATCGTCGCCGATGATTACGTCGACCCCGAATTCGGCAGCGGCGCAGTCAAGATCACGCCGGCACACGACCCCAACGACTTCGCGCTCGGGCAGCGACACAACTTGCCGATGCCGACGATCATGGACGAATCGGCCCGGATCGCCGACACCGGAACCGAATTCGACGGCATGGACCGCTTCGAGGCGCGTGTCAAGGTGCGCGAGGCGCTGGCCGAACAGGGCCGGATCGTGAAAGAGGTGCGTCCGTACCTGCACAGCGTCGGGCATTCGGAGCGCACCGGCGAGCCGATCGAACCGCGCCTGTCGATGCAGTGGTGGGTGGCGGTCTCCACGCTGGCCGCGGCGGCCGGCGACGCGGTGCGGGACGGGTCCACGGTGATCCACCCGAAGTCGATGGAGCCGCGCTGGTTCAGCTGGGTCGACGACATGCACGACTGGTGTATCTCGCGTCAGCTGTGGTGGGGTCACCGCATCCCGATCTGGTACGGACCCGACGGCGAGGTGGTGTGCGTCGGACCCGACGAGCAGGCCCCCGAGGGTTACGTCCAGGAGACCGACGTCCTCGACACCTGGTTCTCCTCCGGGCTGTGGCCGTTCTCCACGATGGGCTGGCCCGATCAGACCGCGGATCTCGAGAAGTTCTATCCCACCTCGGTTCTCGTCACCGGGTACGACATCCTGTTCTTCTGGGTGGCCCGCATGATGATGTTCGGCACCTATGTGGGCAAGGATCTGGGTCCGGGCAACGAGATCCCGTTCCACAACCTGTTCCTGCACGGCCTGGTGCGCGACGAGCACGGCCGCAAGATGTCGAAGTCGAAGGGCAACGGCATCGACCCGCTCGACTGGGTGGAGCGCTTCGGGGCCGACGCCCTGCGCTTCACGCTCGCCCGCGGTGCCAACCCCGGTTCGGACATCTCGGTCGGCGAGGACCACGCCCAGTCGTCGCGCAACTTCGCCACCAAGCTCTACAACGCCACCAAGTTCGCGTTGATGAACGGCGCGAAGGTCGGCGAGCTCCCCGACGCCGAGACGCTGACCGACGCCGACCGGTGGATCCTCGGCCGGCTCGACGAGGTGCTCGCCGAGATCGACGCCGGGTTCGAGTCCTACGAGTTCTCGAAGGCATGCGAGGCGCTCTACCACTTCGCGTGGGACGAGGTCTGCGACTGGTACCTCGAACTCGCGAAGGTGCAGTTCGCCGAGAACGACGAGAAGCGTTCGGAAGCAACGTCGCTCGTGCTGGGCGCGGTCCTAGAGCCGTTGCTGCGCGCGCTGTCGCCGGTGATGCCGTTCGTCACCGAGGTGCTGTGGAAGGCGCTCACCGGGGGTGAATCGCTCGTGGTCGCCCCCTGGCCGACCACTTCCGGACGCGATTGGTCGTCGGATTCGGCCGCCCGCGTGGACGATCTGCAGCGACTGATCACCGAGGTGCGGCGTTTCCGCAGCGATCAGGGTCTCCGTCCGGGCCAGCGCGTCGCCGTGCAGTTCGACGGACTCGGCGAAGCCGGGCTCGAACACCTGCTGCCGTACGTGACCTCCCTCGCGCGCCTGGACCCGGCCGGTCCCGACTTCGGCGCGACCGCGACCATCGAGGTCCGCCTGAGCGTGGCCACCGTGGTCGTCGCGATCGACACCTCGGGCACCGTCGACGTCGAAGCCGAACGCAAGCGGCTCGCCAAGGACCTGGCGGTGGCCGAGAAGGAACTGTCGACGACCTCGGCGAAACTGGGCAACGAACAGTTCCTGTCCAAGGCGCCCGACCACGTGGTCGCCAAGATCCGGGACCGTCAGCGGATCGCGACCGAAGAGGTCGAACGGTTGAACGCGAAGCTGGCGAGTCTGGCCGGCGCGTGA
- the folC gene encoding bifunctional tetrahydrofolate synthase/dihydrofolate synthase, with protein MSDDTGFPEEDPAVLGMDAAGDPLGLSAILGEDEPDPDAEPARLRVTDSADDLAELAEVEAELDTRWPETKIEPSLTRIATLMDLLGSPQHGYPAIHIAGTNGKTSVTRMVDALLSALHRRTGRITSPHLQRVTERISVDGKPIPARTYIDTYRELEPYITMVDDSSTAAGGPRMSKFEVLTAMAYAVFAEAPVDVAVVETGMGGRWDATNVIDGTVSVITPIAMDHADYLGDTLTAIAGEKAGIIKPAEPDAAGTVDPVTVIAEQSPEVMDVLLRAAVDAGTIVARQGSEFAVLDSVIAVGGQMLTIQGLGGVYDEIFVPLHGAHQAANAALALAAVEAFFGAGADRQLDIDAVRTGFASVANPGRLERLRSAPTVFADAAHNPHGAAALAQALAEEFDFRRLVGVIGVLGDKDARGVLEALEPVLDAVVVTDNGSPRALEPETLAEYAREVFGEDRVVVKPFLPDAVEEAIALAEEADGERVSGAGVVITGSVVTAGAARTLFGKEPS; from the coding sequence GTGAGCGACGACACCGGTTTCCCCGAAGAGGATCCAGCCGTCCTGGGAATGGATGCGGCAGGCGACCCCCTGGGTCTCTCGGCGATCCTGGGGGAGGACGAACCCGATCCGGATGCCGAGCCGGCGCGGCTGCGCGTCACTGACAGCGCCGACGATCTCGCCGAACTCGCCGAGGTCGAGGCCGAGCTCGACACCCGGTGGCCCGAGACCAAGATCGAGCCGTCGCTGACCCGCATCGCGACGCTCATGGATCTGCTCGGATCCCCCCAGCACGGATACCCCGCGATCCACATCGCCGGGACGAACGGCAAGACGTCGGTCACCAGGATGGTCGACGCGTTGCTGTCCGCGCTGCACCGGCGCACGGGCCGGATCACGAGTCCGCACCTGCAGCGCGTCACCGAGCGGATCTCGGTCGACGGCAAGCCGATTCCGGCACGCACCTACATCGACACCTATCGGGAACTCGAGCCGTACATCACCATGGTCGACGATTCGTCGACAGCGGCGGGTGGACCCCGGATGAGTAAGTTCGAGGTGCTGACCGCGATGGCGTATGCGGTCTTCGCCGAGGCGCCGGTGGACGTCGCCGTCGTCGAGACGGGCATGGGCGGTCGATGGGACGCGACCAACGTCATCGACGGCACGGTCTCGGTCATCACACCGATCGCGATGGACCACGCGGACTATCTCGGCGACACCCTGACCGCCATCGCGGGGGAGAAGGCCGGCATCATCAAGCCCGCCGAACCCGATGCGGCCGGCACCGTCGATCCCGTCACGGTGATCGCCGAACAGAGCCCCGAGGTGATGGACGTCCTGCTGCGCGCGGCCGTCGATGCGGGCACCATCGTCGCCCGCCAGGGATCGGAGTTCGCGGTCCTCGACTCGGTCATCGCCGTCGGTGGGCAGATGCTCACCATCCAGGGCCTCGGCGGTGTCTACGACGAGATCTTCGTGCCGCTGCACGGTGCACATCAGGCGGCCAACGCGGCGCTGGCGCTCGCGGCGGTGGAGGCGTTCTTCGGTGCGGGCGCCGATCGTCAGCTCGACATCGACGCGGTGCGTACGGGTTTCGCGTCCGTCGCCAACCCCGGACGGCTCGAGCGACTGCGCAGCGCCCCGACGGTGTTCGCCGACGCGGCGCACAATCCCCACGGAGCCGCGGCGCTGGCGCAGGCGCTGGCCGAGGAGTTCGACTTCCGTCGACTCGTCGGCGTCATCGGCGTGCTGGGTGACAAGGACGCCCGCGGAGTCCTCGAAGCCCTCGAGCCGGTGCTCGACGCGGTCGTCGTCACCGACAACGGGTCGCCACGGGCCCTGGAGCCCGAGACGCTCGCGGAGTACGCGCGGGAGGTGTTCGGCGAGGACCGCGTGGTCGTCAAACCCTTCCTGCCCGACGCCGTCGAGGAGGCCATCGCACTGGCCGAGGAAGCCGACGGCGAACGCGTGTCCGGTGCGGGCGTGGTCATCACCGGGTCCGTCGTGACCGCCGGTGCCGCGCGAACACTCTTCGGTAAGGAACCCTCATGA
- a CDS encoding DUF4233 domain-containing protein, producing the protein MTRYTPPTNDPWKGLRGVMAGTMILEVIVVILAFPIVWRLGDGLTWLSGGYLTLVVIAMILAAGMQGRPYAINLDLGLQVVLIIGGLFHWSIAVVGVVFGSVWLYIRYIKADVEKRVERGMLPGQEPIE; encoded by the coding sequence ATGACCCGGTACACCCCACCCACGAACGATCCGTGGAAGGGGCTCCGCGGCGTGATGGCCGGCACGATGATCCTGGAGGTCATCGTCGTGATCCTGGCGTTCCCGATCGTGTGGCGCCTCGGCGACGGGCTGACCTGGTTGTCCGGCGGATACCTCACGCTCGTCGTCATCGCGATGATCCTGGCCGCCGGGATGCAGGGTCGGCCGTACGCGATCAACCTCGATCTGGGCCTGCAGGTCGTGCTGATCATCGGGGGGCTCTTCCACTGGTCGATCGCGGTGGTGGGAGTCGTCTTCGGGTCGGTCTGGCTGTACATCCGCTACATCAAGGCCGACGTCGAGAAGCGGGTCGAACGCGGGATGCTGCCCGGCCAGGAGCCGATCGAGTAA